Proteins found in one Plectropomus leopardus isolate mb chromosome 9, YSFRI_Pleo_2.0, whole genome shotgun sequence genomic segment:
- the nkx3-2 gene encoding homeobox protein Nkx-3.2 encodes MAVRGNSLMPFSIQAILNKKDDSRHLPDLDMCFSKTACWKIFGEMNGGSRRDDGEACEPTTDQKSYDSDSGLSDDNDSKTAAACKSEKDGDPASDVPEESLQEETDHESGAAENAKSDSEPNNADSSTLDEKSLDQPKQRKKRSRAAFSHAQVFELERRFNHQRYLSGPERADLAASLKLTETQVKIWFQNRRYKTKRRQMAADLMASTPAAKKVAVKVLVRDDQRQYSPGEILRPPLLSLQPSYYYPYAYCLPAWTLSACAGNQ; translated from the exons ATGGCCGTTCGTGGCAACTCGCTGATGCCTTTCTCGATCCAAGCCATCCTGAACAAAAAGGACGACAGCAGACACTTGCCAGATTTGGACATGTGCTTCTCCAAGACGGCGTGCTGGAAAATATTTGGGGAGATGAACGGCGGGTCTCGGAGAGATGATGGGGAGGCTTGCGAGCCGACGACGGACCAGAAAAGCTACGACTCAGACTCGGGACTCAGCGACGACAACGACAGCAAGACTGCGGCCGCGTGCAAGTCGGAGAAAGACGGAGACCCCGCGTCGGATGTGCCGGAGGAGAGTTTGCAGGAGGAGACGGACCACGAGTCTGGAGCTGCGGAAAACGCAAAGAGTGACAGTGAGCCCAATAACGCGG actccAGCACCCTGGACGAGAAGAGCCTGGACCAGCCCAAACAGCGGAAGAAGCGCTCCAGGGCCGCTTTCTCTCATGCGCAGGTCTTCGAGCTGGAGCGCCGCTTCAACCACCAGCGGTACCTGTCCGGGCCGGAGCGCGCGGACCTGGCGGCCTCCCTGAAGCTCACAGAGACTCAGGTGAAGATCTGGTTTCAGAACCGCCGGTACAAGACGAAACGCCGCCAGATGGCCGCCGATCTCATGGCGTCGACCCCAGCGGCCAAGAAGGTGGCGGTGAAAGTTCTGGTGCGGGACGACCAGAGACAGTACAGCCCGGGAGAGATCCTACGGCCCCCGCTGCTCTCCCTGCAGCCGTCCTACTATTACCCGTACGCCTACTGCCTCCCTGCATGGACACTGTCTGCGTGTGCGGGGAACCAGTGA